GTGTGGGTAAAGTGTCTTCACGAATTGGTATCGAAACCGATGCGCAGGTATTTGGTAGCAATAATGATATTGCCAAGATGATAGCTATGGCTCATGAAGAACAGAAACTGCATTGTATTCTTATCGATGAATCTCAGTTTTTGAGTAAACAGCAAGTTAAGCAGCTGACCTATGTCGTCGACATATTGGATATTCCTGTACTCTGTTATGGTCTGAAAACTGATTTCCAGGGAGAGCTATTTACCGGTAGCCAATATCTGCTGGCCTGGTCAGATAAACTGGTCGAGCTCAAAACCATTTGTCATTGCGGCCGTAAAGCGAACATGGTGCTGAGATTAGACGATGAGGGCAAACCCATGCG
This portion of the Shewanella violacea DSS12 genome encodes:
- a CDS encoding thymidine kinase — its product is MAQLYFYYSAMNAGKSTSLLQSSYNYRERGMNTLVMTASIDDRYGVGKVSSRIGIETDAQVFGSNNDIAKMIAMAHEEQKLHCILIDESQFLSKQQVKQLTYVVDILDIPVLCYGLKTDFQGELFTGSQYLLAWSDKLVELKTICHCGRKANMVLRLDDEGKPMREGEQVAIGGNESYESVCRKHFREFLWD